One Streptomyces sp. NBC_00102 DNA segment encodes these proteins:
- a CDS encoding carbohydrate ABC transporter permease → MTTYTLRSKRRRSALRTVAFLSPWLIGFCFFFAYPMVSTVYFSFTKYDGFGAPVFNGLTNWTYVFTDYPMFWPSLRNTLWLVIVMVTCRVVFGLGIGLLITRIKTATGVFRTLFYLPYLAPPVAATLAFVFLLNPGTGPVDSILGDLGLPTPGWFNDATWSKPALTMLAVWGIGDLMVIFMAALLDVPAEQYEAAELDGASAWQRFRFVTLPNISPIVMFAVVTGVIQAMQYYTQPLVAGKVASGVIGGSGQSFEPGYPDKSTLTLPQLVYNLGFQRFDYGSACVVALVLFALAMAFTALLMRGRNNLVQAGD, encoded by the coding sequence ATGACCACGTACACACTCCGCTCCAAGCGCCGCAGGTCGGCGCTGCGCACGGTGGCCTTCCTGTCGCCCTGGCTCATCGGGTTCTGCTTCTTCTTCGCGTACCCGATGGTCTCGACGGTCTACTTCTCCTTCACGAAGTACGACGGGTTCGGGGCGCCGGTCTTCAACGGGCTGACGAACTGGACGTACGTCTTCACCGACTACCCGATGTTCTGGCCGTCGCTGCGCAACACCCTCTGGCTGGTGATCGTCATGGTCACCTGCCGGGTGGTGTTCGGCCTCGGCATCGGGCTGCTGATCACCCGGATCAAGACCGCCACCGGGGTCTTCCGCACCCTCTTCTACCTGCCCTACCTCGCGCCGCCGGTGGCCGCGACCCTCGCCTTCGTCTTCCTGCTCAACCCCGGTACCGGGCCGGTCGACTCGATCCTGGGCGATCTCGGACTGCCGACGCCCGGCTGGTTCAACGACGCGACCTGGTCCAAGCCGGCACTGACGATGCTCGCGGTCTGGGGCATCGGCGACCTGATGGTGATCTTCATGGCCGCGCTGCTGGACGTGCCCGCCGAGCAGTACGAGGCGGCCGAGCTGGACGGCGCCTCCGCCTGGCAGCGGTTCCGCTTCGTGACGCTGCCGAACATCTCGCCCATCGTGATGTTCGCCGTGGTCACCGGGGTCATCCAGGCGATGCAGTACTACACGCAGCCGCTGGTGGCGGGGAAGGTGGCCTCGGGCGTGATCGGCGGCTCCGGCCAGTCCTTCGAGCCCGGCTACCCCGACAAGTCGACCCTGACGCTCCCCCAGCTCGTCTACAACCTCGGCTTCCAGCGCTTCGACTACGGCTCCGCCTGCGTCGTCGCCCTGGTCCTGTTCGCCCTGGCCATGGCCTTCACCGCACTGCTGATGCGGGGCCGCAACAACCTCGTCCAGGCCGGTGACTGA
- a CDS encoding carbohydrate ABC transporter permease produces the protein MTQLLDTPGTPGSPAGTVRTARTAAERTARRKALLRWIAVHSLGVAAALFFVLPLVFVALTSLMSDQQALTRDLTPDTWEWENYRRVFDTPGFLTWWRNTLLYAGVGTVLTVVSSVPVAYALAKFRFKGRKLSLMLVISMMMLPPQVVIIPMYLFWAKQVDLSGTLWPLIIPMAFGDAFSIFLLRQFLLTIPDEYLDAARIDGCGELRTLLRVVLPMAKPGIAAIALFQFFAAWNDYFGPQIYASENPAAWTLSYGLESFKGAHHTDWNLTMAATVLVMAPVIAVFFFAQKAFVEGVTLTGVKG, from the coding sequence ATGACACAGCTCCTCGACACCCCGGGCACCCCCGGCTCCCCCGCCGGGACAGTCCGTACCGCACGTACGGCCGCCGAACGCACCGCCCGCCGCAAGGCGCTGCTGCGGTGGATCGCGGTGCACTCGCTCGGCGTCGCCGCCGCGCTGTTCTTCGTCCTCCCGCTGGTCTTCGTGGCTCTGACCTCGCTGATGAGCGACCAGCAGGCGCTGACCCGCGACCTCACCCCCGACACCTGGGAGTGGGAGAACTACCGGCGGGTCTTCGACACCCCCGGCTTCCTCACCTGGTGGCGCAACACCCTGCTCTACGCGGGCGTCGGCACCGTGCTGACCGTGGTGTCCTCGGTGCCCGTCGCCTACGCGCTCGCGAAGTTCCGCTTCAAGGGCCGCAAGCTGTCGCTGATGCTGGTCATCTCGATGATGATGCTGCCGCCGCAGGTCGTGATCATCCCGATGTACCTGTTCTGGGCCAAGCAGGTGGACCTCTCCGGGACGCTCTGGCCGCTGATCATCCCGATGGCCTTCGGCGACGCCTTCTCCATCTTCCTGCTGCGCCAGTTCCTACTGACCATCCCGGACGAGTACCTGGACGCGGCGCGGATCGACGGCTGCGGCGAACTGCGCACCCTGCTGCGGGTGGTGCTGCCGATGGCCAAGCCGGGCATCGCCGCCATCGCGCTGTTCCAGTTCTTCGCCGCCTGGAACGACTACTTCGGGCCGCAGATCTACGCCTCCGAGAACCCGGCCGCCTGGACGCTCAGTTACGGCCTGGAGTCCTTCAAGGGCGCACACCACACCGACTGGAACCTGACCATGGCCGCGACCGTTCTGGTCATGGCCCCCGTGATCGCCGTCTTCTTCTTCGCGCAGAAGGCATTTGTCGAGGGCGTCACACTGACCGGAGTGAAGGGCTGA
- a CDS encoding 6-phospho-beta-glucosidase, which yields MKLAVVGGGSTYTPELIDGFARLRDTLPIEELVLVDPAADRLELVGGLARRIFAKQGHPGTITTTSDLDAGVEGADAVLLQLRVGGQAARNQDETWPLECGCVGQETTGAGGLAKALRTVPVVLDIAERVRRTNPDAWIIDFTNPVGIVTRALLQAGHKAVGLCNVAIGFQRKFARLLDVSPAEVHLDHVGLNHLSWELGVRLGGPEGENVLPRLLTEHGAAIAADLHMPREIVDRLGVVPSYYLRYFYSHDEVVRELGTKPSRAAEVAAMEKELLAMYGDPKLDEKPALLAKRGGAFYSEAAVDLASSLLGGGDATVQVVNTRNNGTLPFLPDDAVIETQARVDGSGAVPLAVPALDPLYSGLIAQVTAYEDLALKAALHGGRDRVFKALLAHPLVGQYEYAEGLTDRLIAHNREHLAWA from the coding sequence ATGAAGCTCGCAGTAGTGGGTGGCGGGTCCACCTACACCCCCGAACTGATCGACGGGTTCGCCCGTCTGCGGGACACGCTGCCGATCGAGGAGCTCGTGCTCGTCGACCCGGCGGCCGACCGTCTCGAACTCGTGGGCGGCCTCGCCCGGCGGATCTTCGCCAAGCAGGGCCACCCCGGCACCATCACCACCACCTCCGACCTGGACGCCGGGGTGGAGGGCGCCGACGCGGTCCTGCTCCAGCTGCGCGTCGGCGGGCAGGCCGCACGCAACCAGGACGAGACCTGGCCGCTGGAGTGCGGCTGCGTCGGCCAGGAGACCACCGGCGCCGGCGGCCTCGCCAAGGCGCTGCGCACCGTGCCGGTCGTGCTGGACATCGCCGAGCGGGTGCGCCGCACCAACCCGGACGCCTGGATCATCGACTTCACCAACCCGGTGGGCATCGTCACCCGGGCGCTGCTCCAGGCAGGCCACAAGGCCGTCGGCCTCTGCAACGTGGCCATCGGCTTCCAGCGCAAGTTCGCCCGGCTGCTGGACGTCTCCCCCGCCGAGGTGCACCTCGACCACGTCGGGCTGAACCACCTCTCCTGGGAGCTCGGCGTCCGCCTCGGCGGCCCCGAGGGCGAGAACGTGCTGCCGAGGCTGCTGACCGAGCACGGCGCGGCCATCGCCGCCGACCTGCACATGCCGCGCGAGATCGTGGACCGGCTCGGTGTGGTCCCCTCGTACTACCTGCGGTACTTCTACTCCCACGACGAGGTCGTCCGGGAGCTCGGCACCAAGCCGTCCCGGGCCGCCGAGGTCGCCGCGATGGAGAAGGAACTCCTCGCGATGTACGGCGACCCGAAGCTGGACGAGAAGCCCGCGCTGCTCGCCAAGCGCGGCGGCGCCTTCTACTCCGAGGCGGCCGTCGACCTGGCGTCCTCGCTGCTCGGCGGGGGCGACGCCACCGTGCAGGTGGTCAACACCCGCAACAACGGCACCCTGCCGTTCCTCCCCGACGACGCGGTGATCGAGACGCAGGCCCGGGTCGACGGCTCCGGCGCCGTCCCGCTCGCGGTGCCGGCCCTGGACCCGCTGTACTCCGGGCTGATCGCCCAGGTCACCGCGTACGAGGACCTGGCGCTGAAGGCGGCCCTGCACGGCGGCCGGGACCGCGTCTTCAAGGCGCTGCTCGCGCACCCGCTGGTCGGACAGTACGAGTACGCCGAGGGCCTCACGGACCGGCTGATCGCGCACAACCGGGAGCACCTCGCGTGGGCGTGA
- a CDS encoding N-acetylglucosamine kinase, translating to MGVNASVLAIDAGNSKTDVALIGEDGTVLGTARGGGFQPPVVGIPAALDMLAAAVEGAYASAGGTVGGPAAHVSACLANADLPVEEEELTAALLDRGWAPSVEVRNDTFAVLRAGVDEPRGVAVVCGAGINCVGMLPDGRTARFPAIGRMSGDWGGGSGLAEEAMWFAARAEDGRGEPTELARALPAHFGLGSMYELIEALHREHIPYERRHELTPVLFATGAAGDPVARAVVDRLADEVVAMATVALDRLDLLEEHVPVILGGSVLAARHRDLDIRIASLLAARAPRARIRVVAQQPVLGAALLGLDHTGAAPEAHARLRAQYA from the coding sequence GTGGGCGTGAACGCTTCGGTCCTCGCCATCGACGCGGGGAACAGCAAGACCGACGTGGCACTGATCGGTGAGGACGGCACGGTGCTCGGCACGGCCCGGGGCGGCGGTTTCCAGCCGCCCGTCGTCGGGATACCGGCCGCGCTGGACATGCTCGCCGCCGCCGTGGAGGGGGCGTACGCCTCGGCCGGCGGGACGGTCGGAGGGCCGGCCGCGCACGTGTCGGCCTGCCTCGCCAACGCCGACCTCCCGGTGGAGGAGGAGGAGTTGACGGCCGCACTGCTCGACCGCGGCTGGGCTCCGTCGGTCGAGGTGCGCAACGACACCTTCGCCGTTCTGCGCGCCGGGGTGGACGAGCCCCGGGGCGTCGCCGTGGTCTGCGGCGCCGGGATCAACTGCGTCGGCATGCTCCCGGACGGCCGTACCGCCCGCTTCCCCGCGATCGGCCGGATGTCCGGCGACTGGGGCGGCGGTTCGGGGCTCGCCGAGGAGGCGATGTGGTTCGCCGCCCGCGCCGAGGACGGCCGGGGCGAGCCGACCGAGCTGGCCCGGGCGCTCCCCGCGCACTTCGGGCTCGGTTCGATGTACGAGCTGATCGAGGCACTGCACCGGGAGCACATCCCGTACGAGCGGCGGCACGAGCTGACCCCGGTGCTCTTCGCGACGGGCGCGGCCGGTGACCCGGTGGCGCGCGCGGTGGTGGACCGGCTCGCGGACGAGGTCGTCGCGATGGCCACGGTGGCGCTGGACCGGCTGGACCTGCTGGAGGAGCACGTTCCGGTGATTCTCGGCGGCAGCGTGCTGGCTGCCCGGCACCGGGACCTGGACATCCGGATCGCCTCGCTGCTGGCGGCCCGCGCACCCCGGGCCCGGATCCGCGTGGTGGCCCAACAGCCTGTGCTGGGGGCCGCGTTGCTGGGCCTGGACCACACGGGGGCGGCGCCCGAGGCGCACGCCAGGCTGCGCGCCCAGTACGCCTGA